From one Actinomyces sp. Marseille-P3109 genomic stretch:
- a CDS encoding DNA primase, producing MTNDPRSALNRLIAAFEAHLDAAATGDELSPAVVAAENALQDAFFTYDDSLFTAYGIELPFEAFDSDGDDEDEDYDDDGEDYDDDKDEDYDDDGDDEDEDYDDED from the coding sequence ATGACGAACGACCCGCGGTCCGCGCTCAACCGACTCATTGCCGCCTTCGAGGCGCACCTGGATGCTGCCGCGACCGGTGACGAGCTCTCCCCGGCCGTGGTCGCGGCCGAGAACGCCCTCCAGGACGCCTTCTTCACCTACGACGACTCGCTGTTCACCGCCTACGGCATCGAGCTGCCCTTCGAGGCCTTCGACTCCGACGGCGATGATGAGGATGAGGACTACGACGATGACGGCGAGGACTACGACGACGATAAGGACGAGGACTACGACGATGACGGCGACGATGAGGACGAGGACTACGACGACGAGGACTGA
- a CDS encoding aldo/keto reductase gives MEHRRLGRTGLRVSSVGLGTMTWGRDTDELEAKEQLDIFLDAGGTLVDTAASYGEGVSEEVIGALLHEHVDRQDLVLVSKAGVRTWRTGERSSVADASRGSLLDTLDTSLARLGTDHLDLLLVQVPDPTTSLEETAHALGLAVSSGRARYVGVANHPAWASVRMHDLLSECGRGPGLAAVEVEHSLLSRGIERELMPASQALGFGVLGYAPLGRGVLTGKYRATIPPDSRAASPHLRSYVSPYLGDPHRGVVEAVATAASGLDRKPAEVALAWARDAAGIASTVVGARTPAQLQGVLSAVDLELPVQIRHALDEVTSLQLGYPERF, from the coding sequence ATGGAGCACAGGAGACTCGGCCGAACCGGCCTGCGAGTGTCCTCCGTGGGTCTGGGCACGATGACCTGGGGCCGGGACACCGATGAGCTCGAGGCCAAGGAGCAGCTCGACATCTTCCTCGATGCCGGGGGCACCCTCGTGGACACCGCCGCCTCCTACGGCGAAGGCGTCAGTGAGGAGGTCATCGGTGCGCTCCTGCACGAGCACGTGGACCGACAGGACCTCGTCCTGGTCTCCAAGGCCGGGGTGCGCACCTGGCGCACCGGTGAGCGCTCCTCGGTGGCCGACGCCTCCCGCGGCTCGCTGCTGGACACGCTCGACACCAGCCTGGCCCGCCTGGGCACCGACCACCTCGACCTGCTGCTGGTTCAGGTACCCGACCCCACCACCTCCCTGGAGGAGACGGCCCACGCCCTTGGCCTGGCCGTCTCCTCCGGGCGCGCCCGCTACGTGGGTGTTGCCAACCACCCGGCCTGGGCGTCGGTGCGCATGCACGACCTGCTCAGTGAGTGCGGACGGGGACCGGGGCTGGCCGCCGTCGAGGTGGAGCACTCGCTGCTCTCCCGCGGCATCGAGCGCGAGCTCATGCCCGCTTCCCAGGCCCTGGGATTCGGTGTCCTGGGGTACGCCCCCCTGGGGCGAGGGGTCCTCACCGGCAAGTACCGTGCCACGATCCCACCGGACTCGCGGGCTGCCTCACCGCACCTGCGCTCCTACGTGTCCCCCTACCTGGGCGACCCGCACCGGGGGGTCGTCGAGGCCGTGGCCACGGCGGCCTCAGGCCTGGACCGTAAGCCGGCCGAGGTGGCGCTGGCCTGGGCCCGTGACGCCGCCGGGATAGCCTCCACCGTCGTGGGGGCGCGCACGCCGGCCCAGCTCCAGGGCGTGCTCTCAGCCGTTGACCTGGAGCTTCCGGTCCAGATCCGCCACGCCCTGGACGAGGTCACCTCGTTACAGCTCGGCTACCCCGAGCGCTTCTGA
- a CDS encoding sulfurtransferase TusA family protein, with the protein MRTVLETTGQVCPFPVIEAEEAMEDLDVGDELVIGFDCTQGTQTLPAWAADNGYTVTEFERTGDAAWTITVRK; encoded by the coding sequence ATGCGTACTGTTCTGGAGACCACCGGTCAGGTCTGCCCCTTCCCCGTCATTGAGGCCGAGGAGGCCATGGAGGACCTCGACGTCGGAGATGAGCTCGTGATCGGATTCGACTGCACCCAGGGAACCCAGACGCTGCCCGCCTGGGCCGCAGACAACGGCTACACCGTCACTGAGTTCGAGCGCACCGGCGACGCGGCCTGGACCATCACCGTGCGCAAGTAG
- a CDS encoding YeeE/YedE family protein codes for MPSPTILTGLAVGAVLGFILQRGRFCITGAFRDLWVSHSWRWFTAFLLAIAVQAVGVAVLTGAGSITPEIPRLSVVATVVGSFLFGVGIVLAGGCATGTYYRAGEGLVGSWFALVAYATTAAASKTGILSGVTKWVKGLWVTDLTTIPATIGVPDWVGVIILAGVTAVVAHRFVVLGRSRPAQVQLPAQRTGLAHLLLEKQWNPLVTGLLVGVVAIIAWPASWASGRLDGLGITTPSSNLVGLIVTGDTKRLDWGVLLVLGILLGSYIAARASGEFRVRVPSAQVIQRSIIGGVLMGIGAVWAGGCSIGNALVQTSLLSWQGWTALVFQVLGVGAAAWFILIRPRQRRRAKRAAARVPAAV; via the coding sequence GTGCCATCCCCCACCATTCTCACCGGTCTCGCCGTCGGGGCCGTCCTCGGCTTCATCCTTCAACGAGGCCGTTTCTGCATCACCGGAGCCTTCCGCGACCTGTGGGTCTCCCACTCCTGGCGCTGGTTCACGGCCTTCCTGCTGGCCATCGCCGTTCAAGCGGTCGGAGTCGCCGTCCTCACCGGCGCAGGCTCCATCACACCTGAGATCCCCAGATTGTCAGTGGTCGCCACCGTCGTCGGATCCTTCCTCTTCGGAGTGGGGATCGTCCTGGCCGGAGGCTGCGCCACCGGCACCTACTACCGTGCGGGCGAGGGCCTGGTCGGATCCTGGTTCGCGCTCGTGGCCTATGCGACCACTGCGGCCGCGTCGAAGACCGGGATCCTGTCGGGGGTGACGAAATGGGTCAAGGGGCTGTGGGTCACCGACCTGACCACCATCCCCGCCACCATCGGAGTACCGGACTGGGTGGGAGTCATCATCCTGGCCGGAGTCACTGCGGTGGTGGCGCATCGCTTCGTCGTCCTGGGGCGAAGCCGTCCCGCCCAGGTCCAGCTGCCCGCACAGCGCACGGGCCTGGCCCACCTGCTGCTGGAGAAGCAGTGGAACCCCCTGGTCACAGGACTGCTGGTGGGAGTCGTCGCCATCATCGCCTGGCCCGCCTCCTGGGCCTCGGGACGTCTGGACGGACTGGGGATCACGACGCCGTCGTCGAACCTGGTAGGGCTCATCGTCACCGGCGACACCAAGCGGCTCGACTGGGGCGTGCTCCTGGTCCTAGGGATCCTGCTCGGCTCCTACATCGCTGCCAGGGCCTCCGGCGAGTTCCGCGTCCGTGTGCCCAGCGCCCAGGTCATCCAGCGCTCCATCATCGGCGGCGTCCTCATGGGGATCGGCGCAGTGTGGGCCGGCGGCTGCTCGATCGGCAACGCCCTGGTGCAGACCTCCCTTCTGTCATGGCAGGGCTGGACCGCCCTGGTCTTCCAGGTCCTGGGGGTCGGGGCGGCCGCGTGGTTCATCCTCATCCGCCCCCGGCAGCGCCGTCGCGCCAAGCGCGCCGCCGCCCGCGTCCCTGCCGCCGTCTGA
- a CDS encoding RecB family exonuclease, translating into MSCESHTVTSSFARTDARPTGPGAGGGPQRGYGDRRRAALSPSRAKDFKQCPLMFRLRTVDRLPEPGSLATHKGTVVHGVLERLYDLPASERCPDAALDLLPGQWESHREKNPEVMELFEDPAQVETWLEEARGLIRTYFSLENPQRLEPAEREMFVQTETGDGLLLRGFVDRLDVAPDGAMRVVDYKTGRSPGTRFMEEALFQMRFYALVLWRLRGRAPARLQLVYLKDGRVLTHDPRQAELERTETRLAHLWDEVEDCARSGSFRPQRSRLCDWCSFQAQCPLFGGTTPQIPDDGLTRLLSARRAAA; encoded by the coding sequence ATGTCCTGTGAGTCGCACACCGTCACCAGCTCGTTCGCCCGCACAGACGCCAGGCCCACCGGCCCAGGCGCCGGTGGCGGCCCGCAGCGCGGTTACGGAGACCGGCGCCGCGCGGCACTGTCTCCCTCGCGGGCCAAGGACTTCAAGCAGTGCCCGCTCATGTTCCGCCTGCGTACGGTCGACCGCCTCCCCGAGCCCGGCTCCCTGGCCACGCACAAGGGGACAGTCGTTCACGGCGTACTGGAGCGGCTCTACGACCTGCCGGCCTCCGAACGCTGCCCGGATGCGGCCCTTGATCTGCTGCCCGGTCAGTGGGAGTCCCACCGGGAGAAGAACCCGGAGGTCATGGAGCTGTTCGAGGATCCGGCACAGGTGGAGACCTGGCTGGAGGAGGCTCGCGGACTCATCCGCACCTATTTCTCCCTGGAGAACCCGCAGCGCCTGGAGCCCGCTGAGCGTGAGATGTTCGTCCAGACCGAGACCGGTGACGGCCTGCTTCTGCGGGGCTTCGTCGACCGCCTGGACGTGGCGCCCGACGGCGCCATGCGCGTGGTCGACTATAAGACCGGCCGCAGCCCGGGCACGCGCTTCATGGAGGAGGCACTGTTCCAGATGCGCTTCTACGCCCTGGTCCTGTGGCGGCTGCGCGGGAGAGCACCGGCCCGGCTCCAGCTGGTCTACCTCAAGGACGGACGCGTCCTGACCCACGATCCTCGACAGGCCGAGCTGGAGCGGACCGAGACCCGTCTGGCCCACCTGTGGGACGAGGTCGAGGACTGCGCCCGCAGCGGTTCTTTCCGCCCTCAACGCTCCCGTCTATGCGACTGGTGCTCCTTCCAGGCCCAGTGCCCGCTCTTCGGCGGCACCACGCCGCAGATCCCCGACGACGGGCTCACCCGTCTCCTGAGCGCCCGGCGCGCCGCAGCCTGA
- a CDS encoding CBS domain-containing protein yields the protein MPASSSTGEWVIARIGGAPVVISPTSLLLGLLIAGSWYPLVSAALGDFGTTTVLAVVVATVLGVAGSVLLHELAHGLTGTLMGRRPTRYELYLWGGRTSFGPAREWTAWKDLATSLSGPATNLLIWGIGTLVQDSVSLSVPVAFTIWAVTLVNLALAIFNALPGLPLDGGYALAALVVQVTGNRRLGLKVAGWGGLVVVGGVVWWWILRPLLLQGRQPDAFNLILVVMVGWSIVASSWQVLELGGGARAASKLDLRELSRPVHVVGPDAPLSQARKAIAGGAALVLVIDGTELVGAIDEASLDEVGLGDTADAASTAGVTAGQVCTVLPAAAVTTELTGQAAADAMKRAREVSRWLVIVDSGHLSGAVPTGAR from the coding sequence ATGCCTGCCTCCTCATCGACCGGCGAGTGGGTGATCGCCCGCATCGGTGGCGCTCCCGTCGTCATCTCACCGACCTCCCTCCTGCTCGGCCTGCTCATCGCCGGCAGCTGGTACCCACTGGTCTCCGCCGCCCTGGGGGACTTCGGGACCACGACCGTGCTGGCCGTGGTGGTCGCCACGGTCCTGGGCGTGGCCGGCTCGGTCCTCCTGCACGAGCTGGCTCACGGGCTGACCGGCACCCTCATGGGGCGCCGCCCCACTCGCTACGAGCTCTACCTGTGGGGAGGGCGCACGTCCTTCGGGCCGGCGCGCGAGTGGACCGCGTGGAAGGACCTGGCCACCTCCCTGTCCGGCCCGGCCACCAACCTGCTCATCTGGGGCATTGGAACGTTGGTGCAGGACTCCGTCAGTCTGTCGGTTCCCGTCGCCTTCACCATATGGGCCGTGACCCTGGTCAACCTGGCCCTGGCGATCTTCAACGCTCTGCCGGGGCTTCCTCTCGACGGCGGATACGCCCTGGCCGCGCTCGTTGTCCAGGTGACCGGTAATCGCCGGCTCGGTCTCAAAGTGGCCGGCTGGGGAGGGCTCGTCGTGGTCGGCGGTGTCGTGTGGTGGTGGATCCTGCGTCCGCTTCTGCTTCAGGGCCGCCAGCCCGACGCCTTCAACCTCATCCTGGTCGTCATGGTGGGGTGGTCGATCGTGGCCTCCAGCTGGCAGGTCCTCGAGCTCGGAGGAGGTGCCAGGGCCGCCTCGAAACTGGACCTGCGCGAGCTGTCCCGGCCCGTGCACGTCGTCGGACCCGATGCTCCCCTGTCCCAGGCCCGCAAGGCGATTGCCGGTGGAGCCGCCCTGGTTCTGGTGATTGACGGGACCGAGCTCGTGGGTGCGATCGATGAGGCGTCCTTGGACGAGGTCGGGCTGGGTGACACGGCAGACGCCGCCTCCACCGCCGGTGTGACCGCGGGCCAGGTCTGCACGGTGCTGCCGGCAGCGGCGGTGACCACCGAGCTGACCGGGCAGGCGGCCGCCGACGCCATGAAACGGGCCCGGGAGGTCTCTCGTTGGCTGGTCATCGTCGACTCGGGCCACCTGAGCGGAGCCGTGCCCACCGGCGCGCGCTGA
- a CDS encoding tRNA (adenine-N1)-methyltransferase, whose amino-acid sequence MSQYESAPEHDAPTEQPPSRRPDPQEVLGQAGRRGPFRYGERIQVTDTKGRKNTFLLDPQGYFQSVRGSFYHRDVVGLDEGSVIETDTGHELLLLRPLLADYVLSMPRGAQVVYPKDSGQVIAMGDIFPGARVLEAGVGSGALTMNLLSAIGESGHLLSIERREDFAQIAASNVDAWFGRHHPAWELRTGDFADVVAARVEPGSIDRVVLDMLAPWENIEAASLALAPGGLFLTYVATVTQLSRTVEVLRHSGLFTEPESWESMVRTWNVDGLAVRPDHRMVAHTGFLLTARRLAAGSRPLTRKRPPARGAYDEGGYWLPDDVKERTSTDKKVRRVLRDCRTKQPTDATPVQSGCADEDQDGDDV is encoded by the coding sequence ATGAGCCAGTACGAGTCCGCCCCAGAGCATGATGCCCCCACAGAGCAACCGCCCTCCCGGCGCCCGGACCCTCAGGAGGTCCTGGGGCAGGCGGGCCGTCGCGGCCCCTTCCGCTACGGCGAACGCATCCAGGTCACTGACACCAAGGGCCGCAAGAACACCTTCCTGCTCGACCCCCAGGGCTACTTCCAGTCCGTGCGGGGCTCCTTCTATCACCGGGACGTCGTCGGTCTGGACGAGGGCAGCGTCATCGAGACCGACACCGGCCATGAGCTGCTCCTGCTGCGACCGCTTCTGGCCGACTACGTGCTGTCCATGCCCCGTGGCGCACAGGTGGTCTACCCCAAGGACTCCGGACAGGTCATCGCCATGGGCGACATCTTCCCCGGCGCCCGGGTCCTGGAGGCCGGGGTCGGCTCGGGGGCGCTGACCATGAACCTGCTCTCCGCCATCGGGGAGAGCGGACACCTGCTGTCCATCGAGCGCCGCGAGGACTTCGCCCAGATCGCCGCCTCCAACGTGGACGCCTGGTTCGGCCGTCACCACCCGGCGTGGGAGCTGCGCACCGGGGACTTCGCCGACGTCGTTGCCGCCCGGGTGGAACCGGGCAGCATTGACCGGGTGGTCCTGGACATGCTCGCACCCTGGGAGAACATCGAGGCCGCCTCCTTGGCCCTGGCTCCGGGCGGGCTCTTCCTGACCTATGTCGCCACCGTCACTCAGCTCTCGCGCACCGTGGAGGTCCTGCGTCACAGCGGGCTGTTCACCGAGCCTGAGTCCTGGGAGTCCATGGTCCGCACCTGGAACGTCGACGGGCTGGCCGTGCGTCCCGACCACCGCATGGTGGCGCACACCGGGTTCCTCCTGACCGCCCGTCGCCTGGCCGCCGGATCCCGGCCTCTGACCCGCAAGCGCCCGCCCGCCCGCGGCGCCTACGACGAGGGCGGCTACTGGCTGCCCGACGACGTCAAGGAACGCACCAGCACCGACAAGAAGGTCCGTCGCGTCCTGCGCGACTGCCGGACCAAACAGCCCACTGACGCCACGCCGGTCCAGAGCGGGTGCGCCGATGAAGACCAGGACGGCGATGATGTCTGA
- the arc gene encoding proteasome ATPase: protein MSETPEAGAGRSQSLGMPAKDFSSHQLREARAQAVSLATKNERLVAALGTARERITELGQQLDAVTRPPVTLGLLTGLPGARSAGDEASQEREVAVSLSGRQMLLHVHPAVDDADLQVGRLVAVNDQMLVVSTLPEPQTGEAVTLEETLDDARVLVTTGGGDTRVLALSSSLLRLTGAGEGLKPGDTLAADLRADIATALIERTSVEQLVVAETPDVSWADIGGLGPQIEEIRDALELPFTHPDLFQAYGLRAPKGLLLYGPPGCGKTLIAKAVATSLAGSGGGSGSRSRSAAFLNIKGPELLSKFVGETERQIRAIFDQARKAAAEDRPVVIFFDEMEALFRTRGTGVSSDVETMIVPQVLAEIDGVESLRNVVIIGASNREDMIDPAILRPGRLDVKIRVDRPDETGAEEILARHLTAGLPLAPAELAAHEGDREATAASLRRVVVETLYARNEATAVLEITEENADAITSRTLHLADLVSGAMLAAVVSRAKTASIKDELAGGEGGLSTDRLRSAVEVEARQNEEITGATTPEGWARLIGARASQIRAVRRLGKENV from the coding sequence ATGTCTGAGACCCCCGAGGCAGGAGCTGGGAGGTCTCAGTCCCTGGGCATGCCGGCCAAGGACTTCAGCAGCCACCAGCTGCGCGAGGCCCGCGCCCAGGCCGTGAGCCTGGCCACCAAGAACGAGCGTCTCGTCGCCGCCCTGGGCACGGCCCGCGAGCGCATCACCGAGCTCGGCCAGCAGCTCGACGCCGTCACCCGCCCCCCAGTCACCCTGGGGCTGCTTACCGGCCTGCCCGGAGCAAGGAGCGCCGGGGACGAAGCCTCCCAGGAGCGCGAGGTCGCCGTGAGCCTGTCGGGTCGCCAGATGCTCCTGCACGTCCACCCCGCCGTGGACGACGCCGATCTCCAGGTCGGACGGCTCGTGGCCGTCAACGACCAGATGCTCGTCGTCTCCACCCTGCCGGAACCGCAGACCGGCGAGGCCGTCACCCTCGAGGAGACCCTCGATGACGCCCGCGTTCTGGTGACCACCGGTGGGGGAGATACCCGGGTCCTAGCACTGTCCTCCTCACTGCTCCGCCTCACCGGGGCCGGTGAGGGGCTCAAGCCCGGCGATACCCTGGCCGCCGACCTACGAGCCGACATCGCCACAGCTCTCATCGAGCGCACCAGCGTCGAGCAGCTCGTCGTCGCCGAGACCCCTGACGTCTCCTGGGCGGATATCGGGGGACTGGGCCCCCAGATCGAGGAGATCCGCGACGCCCTCGAGCTGCCCTTCACCCACCCGGATCTCTTCCAGGCCTATGGGCTGCGCGCCCCCAAGGGACTCCTGCTCTACGGCCCGCCCGGCTGCGGCAAGACCCTCATCGCCAAGGCCGTCGCCACCTCACTGGCCGGATCCGGAGGTGGTTCCGGCTCAAGGAGCCGCTCGGCCGCGTTCCTCAACATCAAGGGCCCTGAGCTGCTGAGCAAGTTCGTCGGTGAGACCGAGCGGCAGATCCGCGCCATCTTCGACCAGGCACGCAAGGCCGCCGCTGAGGACCGGCCGGTGGTCATCTTCTTCGATGAGATGGAGGCCCTTTTCCGCACCCGCGGCACCGGTGTGTCCTCCGACGTCGAGACCATGATCGTGCCTCAGGTCCTGGCGGAGATCGACGGCGTGGAGTCCCTGCGCAACGTCGTCATCATCGGTGCCTCCAACCGGGAGGACATGATCGACCCCGCGATCCTGCGCCCCGGACGCCTGGATGTGAAGATCCGCGTCGACCGGCCCGATGAGACCGGGGCCGAGGAGATCCTCGCCCGGCACCTGACCGCCGGACTTCCCCTGGCCCCGGCGGAGCTGGCGGCCCATGAGGGAGACCGCGAGGCAACGGCCGCCTCCCTGCGCCGCGTCGTCGTCGAGACCCTCTACGCCCGCAACGAGGCCACCGCGGTCCTGGAGATCACCGAGGAGAACGCGGATGCCATCACCTCCCGTACCCTCCACCTGGCCGATCTGGTCAGTGGCGCCATGCTGGCCGCCGTCGTCTCCCGGGCCAAGACCGCCTCCATCAAGGACGAGCTCGCCGGGGGAGAAGGGGGACTGAGCACGGACAGGCTGCGCTCGGCCGTCGAGGTCGAGGCCCGGCAGAACGAGGAGATCACTGGCGCCACAACGCCCGAGGGCTGGGCCCGACTCATCGGCGCCCGTGCCTCGCAGATCCGCGCCGTGCGCAGGCTCGGGAAGGAGAACGTATGA
- a CDS encoding proteasome accessory factor PafA2 family protein, producing MNSVGFQPGPVTRPVGLETEFGVLRPGDPYANPVVLSSQVVEAYCAAADVSAVRWDYEGEDPLADLRGGRLQRSVAHPSQLTDDPTRPAPSGDAPPPAPWGSRARPSAAEAALPQATTAVLVNGARLYVDHAHPEYSSPEVLTPHDALVWDRAGEVVARRAMAAVGDGGLGVGEPAEIVLYKNNVDGKGAAYGSHENYLVRRELPFEELAAVLTPFLVTRPVLVGAGRVGIGQRSERPGFQISQRADYVESEIGLQTTFNRPIVNTRDEPHADSTHWRRLHVINGDANRFDVPIYLKVATTDLLLWFLEQAHSTGAFKDALTELSRLAITADPVEEHWAVSHDPTLTYELTTRAGAMSALAIQRAYLEVISPAVRRAGDPESQYALDMWRRSLVALEQWSRDGSGPAAHMVEWVAKYELCEGLRRRSGTGWDDPRLAALDIQWADLRPGCSVVDKLDAAGRIHRLVTEAEVERAADRPPEGTRATIRGTAINRHPQIVGASWTCLVLDVPGRPELLRLRLPDDVAVGPDETATILEEIGRRAAPERH from the coding sequence ATGAACAGCGTGGGCTTTCAGCCGGGACCGGTGACACGCCCCGTCGGCCTGGAGACCGAGTTCGGGGTCCTGCGCCCGGGCGACCCTTATGCCAACCCCGTGGTCCTCTCCAGCCAGGTCGTGGAGGCCTACTGCGCCGCTGCGGACGTGTCCGCGGTGCGATGGGACTACGAGGGGGAGGACCCTCTGGCCGATTTGCGCGGTGGAAGGCTTCAGCGGTCGGTTGCCCATCCCAGTCAGCTCACCGACGACCCCACGCGTCCGGCGCCGTCGGGTGACGCCCCACCGCCAGCTCCTTGGGGCTCACGCGCTCGCCCCAGCGCCGCCGAGGCGGCGCTGCCCCAGGCGACAACAGCGGTTCTCGTCAACGGGGCCCGTCTTTACGTGGACCACGCCCACCCCGAGTACTCCTCGCCGGAGGTCCTTACCCCGCACGACGCCCTGGTCTGGGACCGCGCCGGGGAAGTGGTCGCCCGACGCGCCATGGCAGCTGTGGGTGACGGTGGTCTGGGCGTTGGTGAGCCGGCGGAGATCGTCCTGTACAAGAACAATGTCGACGGCAAGGGCGCCGCTTACGGCTCCCATGAGAACTATCTCGTGCGGCGCGAGCTGCCCTTCGAGGAGCTGGCCGCGGTCCTCACCCCCTTCCTCGTCACCCGGCCCGTGCTTGTGGGCGCCGGGAGGGTCGGCATCGGCCAGCGCAGTGAGCGGCCCGGTTTCCAGATCAGTCAGCGAGCCGACTACGTCGAGTCCGAGATCGGTCTGCAGACCACCTTCAACCGCCCCATCGTCAACACCCGGGACGAGCCTCACGCCGACAGCACGCACTGGCGGCGCCTGCACGTCATCAACGGGGACGCCAACCGCTTCGACGTCCCCATCTACCTCAAGGTCGCCACCACCGACCTGCTCCTGTGGTTCCTGGAGCAGGCTCACAGCACCGGGGCGTTCAAGGATGCTCTGACCGAGCTGAGCCGGCTGGCGATCACCGCAGACCCCGTCGAGGAGCACTGGGCCGTCTCCCACGACCCCACCCTCACCTACGAGCTGACCACGCGAGCCGGGGCCATGAGCGCCCTGGCGATCCAGCGCGCCTACCTGGAGGTCATCAGTCCCGCCGTGAGGCGAGCTGGAGACCCGGAGTCGCAATATGCCCTGGACATGTGGCGCCGGAGCCTCGTCGCCCTGGAGCAGTGGAGTCGCGATGGTTCCGGTCCAGCGGCCCATATGGTGGAGTGGGTCGCCAAGTACGAGCTCTGCGAGGGACTGCGCCGCCGGTCGGGAACCGGCTGGGACGATCCTCGCCTGGCCGCTCTCGATATTCAGTGGGCTGACCTGCGTCCGGGATGCTCAGTGGTTGACAAGCTCGACGCGGCAGGTCGGATCCACCGTCTGGTCACCGAGGCCGAGGTCGAGCGAGCCGCCGACAGACCACCCGAGGGCACGCGTGCCACCATCCGCGGAACTGCCATCAACCGTCACCCGCAGATCGTGGGCGCGTCCTGGACCTGTCTGGTTCTTGACGTTCCCGGCCGCCCCGAGCTGTTGCGCCTGCGGCTGCCCGACGACGTCGCCGTCGGCCCGGATGAGACGGCAACCATCCTGGAGGAAATTGGTCGTCGGGCGGCACCTGAGAGACACTGA
- a CDS encoding ubiquitin-like protein Pup, whose amino-acid sequence MTPQHANRSQGQVRRAGVESTVEGIEEQNGTTISARSTSALQTSDVDSILDEIDSVIETNAAAFVQGFVQKGGQ is encoded by the coding sequence ATGACGCCGCAACACGCCAATCGGTCTCAGGGACAGGTTCGTCGCGCCGGCGTCGAGTCCACTGTCGAGGGCATAGAGGAGCAGAACGGCACCACCATCTCGGCCCGGAGCACGTCGGCGCTCCAGACCAGCGACGTCGACAGCATCCTGGACGAGATCGACTCGGTCATCGAGACCAACGCCGCTGCCTTCGTCCAGGGCTTCGTCCAGAAGGGCGGCCAGTGA
- the pafA gene encoding Pup--protein ligase yields the protein MSGSRSPARRIIGVETEYGITCAPVGDGPPPLDADHAARELFEPVVQRSRSSNVFTRGGARLYLDVGSHPEFATAECDRLEDLLAQDRAGELVMADLAQQANTRLTAAGVPGRIHLLKNNRDAEGNGFGCHENYLVRRRGDFWNDARTLVPHLVTRQILVGAGHIVSSDDARPTGTSPGGYVFSQRADQMWDAVSSATTRARPLINTRDEPHADAERYRRMHVIVGDSNIAQGSTLLKVAAMDLLLDYLESGGDLSDLALSDPMRAIRDTCHDLSGRALLERVDGRTITAVEMQAEHLERLRNHVAGDMELTDLHAAALDLWERGLEAVRLQEPERVATELDWAAKHQLVTRYCQRYGADLTDPRVTRLALAYHDVSPEQGLRQRLESAGMLRRFVDDEACQRAMSTPPASTRAHLRGAVVARAEDLRRDLTVDWVGIRLDDGASSTVTLNDPFCAADERIDALLESMEHSTTDLPTGV from the coding sequence ATGAGCGGCTCCCGCTCCCCGGCACGCCGCATCATCGGGGTGGAGACCGAGTACGGCATCACCTGTGCTCCCGTCGGGGACGGTCCACCACCGCTGGACGCCGACCACGCCGCTCGTGAGCTCTTCGAGCCGGTGGTTCAACGCTCGCGCTCCTCGAACGTCTTCACCCGCGGTGGTGCCCGCCTCTACCTGGACGTCGGCTCCCACCCTGAGTTCGCCACCGCCGAGTGCGACCGTCTTGAGGACCTGCTCGCCCAGGACCGTGCCGGCGAGCTGGTCATGGCTGACCTGGCTCAGCAGGCCAACACCCGCCTGACCGCCGCCGGCGTGCCCGGGCGGATCCACCTGCTGAAGAACAACCGCGATGCCGAGGGCAACGGTTTCGGCTGCCACGAGAACTACCTCGTGCGCCGCCGCGGGGACTTCTGGAATGATGCACGCACCCTCGTCCCGCACCTGGTGACCCGGCAGATCCTCGTCGGCGCCGGCCATATCGTGAGTAGCGACGACGCACGTCCCACCGGCACCAGCCCCGGCGGCTACGTCTTCTCCCAGCGGGCCGACCAGATGTGGGATGCCGTCTCCTCAGCCACGACCCGTGCCAGGCCACTGATCAACACCCGGGACGAGCCCCACGCCGACGCCGAGCGCTACCGGCGCATGCACGTCATCGTCGGAGACTCCAACATCGCCCAGGGATCCACCCTGCTCAAGGTGGCGGCCATGGACCTGCTCCTTGACTACCTGGAAAGCGGCGGAGACCTGAGCGACCTGGCTCTGTCCGACCCCATGCGCGCTATCCGGGACACCTGTCACGACCTGAGCGGACGTGCGCTCCTGGAACGCGTCGACGGCCGTACCATCACGGCGGTGGAGATGCAGGCCGAGCACCTTGAGCGGCTGCGCAACCACGTTGCAGGTGACATGGAGCTGACCGACCTGCACGCCGCCGCGCTGGATCTGTGGGAGCGGGGTCTGGAGGCGGTCCGCCTCCAGGAGCCGGAGCGTGTGGCCACGGAGCTGGACTGGGCGGCCAAGCACCAGCTGGTGACCCGCTACTGTCAGCGCTACGGTGCCGACCTGACAGACCCGAGAGTGACCCGTTTGGCACTGGCCTATCACGATGTCTCACCCGAGCAGGGACTGCGCCAACGCCTCGAGAGTGCGGGCATGCTGCGCCGTTTCGTCGACGATGAGGCCTGCCAGCGGGCAATGAGCACCCCACCCGCCTCGACGCGCGCGCACCTGCGCGGCGCGGTCGTGGCCAGAGCCGAGGACCTGCGCCGCGACCTGACCGTCGACTGGGTGGGAATTCGACTCGATGACGGTGCCTCATCGACTGTTACCCTAAATGACCCCTTCTGCGCTGCGGACGAGCGCATCGACGCGCTCCTGGAGAGCATGGAGCACTCGACGACCGACCTCCCCACCGGGGTCTGA